Genomic window (Candidatus Gastranaerophilales bacterium):
CTGACGCTTGTTGCAAGATTGATTGCTTTGTAAATTCTGAGGATTCTGTTGCAACATCTGCATCCATTATCGTTGACTTTGATGCTTGCATATTCGTAATCGTTGTATTCAAATTTTCTGTATTGGATTCTAATCTGTTTGTATAAGCACCAATTGCTGACCTTTGAGCAACTAATGTTGTTAATGCTTTATCTAATTTGTCTACGTATGAAGCAGCTGCGGTTACCGCTTTTTCGTTGCTATCATATGTTTGTAAATCGGCAGGAAGTTGAATATCCAAATTTGCAGTTCCGCAATCAGAAAATACGTCTGTAACGGTAATTGAGTTCTCCGTTGCATCTGAGTTTGCACCTACTTGTAATCTCAAATTCGTTATTGAACCGTCCAAAAGCTTCAATCCGTTAAATTGCGTTGATTGTGCGGTTTTATCAATTTCAGAAAGTCTTGCTGTCATTTCCTTAATAATAGCTTTTGTTGAATCTGATGAATTAATTCCGTTTGCCGCTTGAAGTGATAGTTCTCTGATACGTGTTATATTGTCATTAATTGAACCTATTGCTCCTTCTGTTGTTGATAAAACGTTTACACCTTGTTGTATGTTATCCTTCGCTACTTGTGAACCCCTGATTTGTGTGTTTAAATTCGTCGCAATTGACAAACCCGCTGCATCATCTCCTGCTCGGTTAATTTTGTATCCTGTTGATAATCTCTCTAATGCTTTCGTCATTGAACTTTGTGCCTTGTTCAAAGAGTTTTGTGCTGTAAGAGCTAACGTGTTTGTGTTGATGACAATTGCCATAATTGATCTCCTTTCAATAAAACCTACATCCGTGTAGTTTTCTATTCAGTTTTTCTAATACTATTCATAAACTCGCAAACCCATGTAGCAGTAACGCTCAAGACGTTCACTTAACATTTGTTTACATTCACATAGTACTAGTTTTTCAACTGATTAAGAATTATTCTAAAGTTAGAAATCCGCTATACCTAAGTATGGTTTTTTAATAAAACTTAACAATTTGTGTGCTTTTTCTTCATCTTCCAACACAATTAAAGTGACATACTACTGCCTTTGTTATAAAATTTTTCTGTAACTATATATAATTAATAAAGGTTAGAGAATATGCAAATTTCGTTAGAGTGGTTAAATGAATTTATTGATTTGAGTGATGTTTCCGCTGAACAAGTGGCTCACGAACTCACTATGAGCGGTCTTGAAGTAGAAGAAATTGAAACAATAGGTCCTAAATTTTCAAATATAATCACGGCTAAAATAGTCGATATTAAACAACATCCAAATGCTGATAAATTACATCTTGTCGATGTAAACACAGGAAGCTCCGTTAAAACTGTCGTTTGCGGCGGTCAAAATATTGAAATAGGTCAAATTATCCCTTACGCTTCTGTCGGTTCTAAAGTTTTGGATAGAAAAACAGGCGAACAATTTGAACTTACACCTGCAACCATAAGAGGCATTGAATCTCAAGGTATGCTCTGCTCTCAAGACGAACTCGGGCTAAACAAAATGCAAGAAGAAGATGGCATTTTAATCTTAAACCACATATATGACGATTTACAATTGGGGCAACCTTTAGAAAATATTGTAAACATCAAGGAAGACAAAGTCCTTTATATCGCCCCTACTGCAAATAGAGGCGACGAAATGTCCGTAATCGGTGTTGCCAGAGAATTAAGCTCACTTTTTAACAAAAAAATGTCTTTTTCTAAACTTGAAGCAACTCAAGACTTTTCAACAAACGATTTTTCAGTAGAAATTAAAGACGAAGATGTTTGCAAATATTACTCTGCAGGTCTTTTAAAAGACGTAAAAATTAAACCTTCACCAGCATGGATGCAAAGAAGACTAGAAGTTTCCGGTATCAGAGCGATAAATAACGTAGTGGATATTACCAATTACGTTCTACTTGAATACGGACAACCCTTACACGCTTTCGATATGGACAAACTGGACGGCTATTTATGCGTAAGGCGTGCTGAAGAAGGCGAAAAAATCATCACTCTTGATGGCATCGAAAGAAGCACCACGAATGATACCGTGTTAATTGCGGACAAAGATAAAGGCGTTTGCGTCGGAGGCGTTTTCGGCGGTGAAAACAGCGAAATTGATGATAATTCTAAAAATATTGTCCTTGAATCTGCATACTTTACTCCTGCTTCTAACAGAAAATCCGCTCGTAGCATTGGATACAGAAGCGAAGCTTGTGCAAGATTTGAAAGAGGCGTCGATATAGAATCAGTGAAACCTGCTCTTTTGCGTGCTATGCAATTAATGGTTGAGCTCGCTGACGCCAAGGTCGACGGCATTGTTGAAACCGGCAAAAATGAGCTTGAACCAATCGAAATAACTTTAAGATTTAATCAAATAAAAAGAATTTTAGGTTGCGAAATAGAACCTAAAAGATGTATTGAAATTCTCGACAAACTTGGATTTGAATTAATCGGCAAAAATGAACTCGCTGCAAAATTTAGAGTTCCCAGTTTTAGAATTAATGATGTTACAAGAGAAATTGACTTAATAGAAGAAATTGCCCGCATAAACGGCTACGACAAGATTGCACCGACATTGCCACGCAAAACACAATCTCCTGAAATAAGAGAAGAAACTAAATTGTTGAAAAAAATCAATGATTTATTCTTGGGCTACGGATTTGACGAATCAATCACTTCTTCTTTAATCGGCGAACCGATATTGAAACAATATGGGCTTAACTACGACAAAGATAAAGCGGTTTGCGTTATGAATCCGCAATCCGAAGACCATACAATGCTAAGACAAACCGTTATTGCAAACTTATTGCAAACTACAAAATCAAATTTCGACAACGGTCAAAAAACAGTATGGCTATATGAAATGGGCAAAGTCTTTTTTAAAGAAAATGAAACAACCAAAATAGATTCTGGCGTTGTTGAATCAAGAATGTTGTCAGGAGTCATATCTGGTGATATTCACAACAGCTTGTGGATTAAAAATGCCGGCGTAGATTTCTATACATTAAAAGGTGTTATCGAAAGTTTACTCGGACTTTTGGGATTGGAAAACAGGGTTAAAATTAATCCTGCCGATGATTGCAGCTACCTTCACCCCGGAAGATGTGCAAAGCTTGTCTTATTAGGCAAAACGCCTAAAACTGTAGGATACTTCGGGCAACTTTACCCAATCTTAAAAGACAAAATGAAGCTTCAACAAGATTTATTCTTATTTGAAATCAATCTTGAAGAATTGTTATCAGCTGTATCTTTGCACACAGTCAGATATAAAAAATTGCCGCAATTCCCATCTGTACAAAGGGATATTGCTTTTGCTATCAAAGAAGATGTTTCGCATGAAAAAATATCTAACGTAATCAAAAAATCAGCTAACAACAAATTGATCAAGGGCAGCGACCTTTTCGACATCTACCAAGGCGAGCACATTGAAGAAGGATTCAAGAGTTTAGCATTCAGAATTACGCTCCAAGATGAATCGGCTACCCTCACCGATGAAGTCATTGAAAAAGAAGTAACCTCAATCAAAGCAGGACTCGCTAAAAACTTCTCTGATGTAAAATTCAGATAGGTTTTACAGTGTTGGAGGCGATTGATTAAGCTAAAGACATTCAGAAGTTAGCTTGAAAAAGTTATATGTAGAGTTCTCTGCCATTGCGAGGAGGGCGGGAGCCCGACATGGCAATCTATAACTATAGTTCAAATGGATTGCTTCGCTTCGCTCGCAATGACGTTTTACAGTGTTGGAGGAGCTTAACTAAGCTAAAGACATTCAGAAGTTAGCTTGGAAAAGATATATGTAGAGCTCTCTGTTACATTAAAAAATACAAAAAGTAGAAAACAACATTTCTCCCTTTACAATAGCGGTGGAATTGGTTAAAATGGGGATGTAGTTGTTTGAGTTAGAGACGAGGATTTGTTTTGCATTTAATTAAAGAAAAAAACCGTAAGAGTGCATTTACTTTAGCGGAAGTGTTGATTACATTAGTCATCATCGGTGTAATTGCGGCTTTAACAATTCCGGCACTTTTGAATAACACAAATAAAGAAGAATATAGAACAGGTTTGAAAAAAGCAGCCTCAATGCTTCAACAAGCAGCTAACCTTGAATATGCTGAAACAGGTCGTAACTCAGAATCCTTCACTAATTCGCAAGACTGGTATGACAACTTCTTCAGCAAAAGGTTCAATATCGTGAGCTCTATGCCCTCGTCTAACAGCAAAGCTGTCCACTCGGGAGCGGGAGAAAGTGGAAACCTAACATTCTATACAGCTGACGGTATGGCTTTTTCTATAAACGGAGCAGATGGCGGCTGTGCAGTAATTATTGATATAAATGGAGACAAGTTGCCTAACGAATTCACTCTATCAAAAGACAAACTACTAGACGGCTATATTATTACTCTAGAAAACTATAATGATGCAACAGATAAGGGTACCTATGGGGCTATGGATATATACCCTTTTGGACCTTCCGCTTGTATTATCGGTGGAGATAATGCTTATGATTGCGTCAATATCAGCGGCGGAGAAGACGAGGATAGATAAATCTTACAAATAGACAAAAAGAGGCTTTTCGCCTCTTTTTTATAGGTATTTTTACTAACAATGCACGCAGGTTTATAATGTATTGAATTGACTCAAGAGGTTGAACCTACGAATTATAATGAGGGCACGAACGCAGATTAACAAATCAAATACAACACTCTCGTACAAAATATAAAGGACAAATCAAGTCTAATTAAGCTCATTATCAGCATGCGGAAGCTGTGCCGAATACTCAACCAAAACTCTTGATATATCAGAACTATTGATTACAACTTCCAATAACATTTGGGCATTTATCAATGTCTTTTCAACATATTCCATAGTATCCGTATCTAAAGCCTCAAACTCAACAAAATCACTTCCTACATAATTTATCTTGCCGTATGATTCACCACCGGCCCATTTTAAATATACCATTTGCTTTTCAAATTGCTTTAATTTTTGTACCATTTGCATAGCCAAAACTCCAAATACCAGTCCTTAACGACACTATCATAATATAGCTTATATATTTAATAGTCAATTATTGTTAAAGAATATTATAATATCAACTTTAATATTTGAATTTTTAAATACTTTTTGTTATCCTATGAAAAAAGCTTATTTGAAAATTTGAAGCAAAAATTTTTTTTACGCTTTTTTAGATATAGGAACACAGGTTGAACCGCATAATTATGAGGAAAATTCCCTTGACCGCTACTTTAACAACTTCGATGTCTCAAACATCACAAAATATTGCTCTAAACAACTTCGAACCTAATAATGACTTTGAAGATGTTTATATTTCACTTTCCGAAATATTTGAAAAAGAATTAAATAAAAATGACTCTATTTTAATTAAAGTCGATAAATCTGCAATTGCGAAAATGGCAATGTTTCTTTCAGGCTCAATCGACCGCTCTGCTTCAATCGGCATAGCTGGTGAAACTGCCAGTGGCAAATCTACAGTTGCTCAAGATATTATTGATACTATAAGCACTTTTGCTGAAGATTATAAAGTTAAAAATGCGATAACAAGAATTAACACAGACGACTATTACTACGACCGCTCTGATATGGTTCAAAAAGCAGGCTCTTTTGCTGAATTTGCAAAAGATTACGACCTTGACGTCCCTCAAGCTCTTGAACTTGAACTTATGAAAAAACATATCTTTGAATTATTATCTGGCAAATCCGTCATGCTTCCTAAATACGACATGTCCGGTACTGCCATCAGATATGATAATTATAGTTTAGCTAATCCTTCCAAAATTGTTATTTCGGAAGGATTATTTTCACTTACGGAAAAAATTCGTGACGCTTTCGATTTTAAAATTTACGTCGATGTCAGAAACCACATCCAAGCTGAAAGATTTTACATCAGAGCCGCAGAACGAAACCTTGGCGACTCTGCTCAAAGAATATATGAAAACGCATCGCAAAAAGCTGAAATTTACATTCGCCCATGCAAAGAAAATGCTGATATAATATTATCAGGTGAGGCTGATAGAGATAACTACAAAGCTTTCTTAAACAACCTTATCGACTATGTTATATCACTTCATTTCAGTGAGGCTAAAGTATAAAAATGAGACTTTGTGTCTATCAAGGCACTTTCAATCCTATTCATAATGCACATTTGGAAGTCGCTCAGTTCGTTTATGAAAATTTTAACTTTGATAAATTATTGTTTATTCCTGCGTTTATACCTCCGCATAAGCATAATTACAAATTTGACGGTGAGCTTGCCCAACATCGATATAATATGCTCAATTTAGCACTTGAGGATTATCCTGCGTTTGATTTAAGCGACATTGAATACAGAAGAAATGAACCTTCTTATACATATTACACTATTCAGGAAATTTATTATTCTATGCCTATCAAAGAAAAAATCAGCTTTATTATCGGAACTGACGCCTTCCGCAACATCGACTCTTGGCATCAAGCTTATGAATTAAAAAATATGGTTGATTTTATTCTGTTTGTTAGAGATGATAACTTTGACGAAACTGAATTTCTCGAATTGAAAGAAAACGGATTCAACTATCAACTCGCAAAAATGCCTTACCACAATATTTCATCCAGCGAGGTAAGAAAAAGAGTTAAAGAAGGTCGAAAAATACACAAACTTGTACCCCACGAAGTAGCTAATTATATAAAAGAATATGGTTTATACAAAGATTAATACTGAAAATATTTTAAAATGGCTCAATGAAAATCTGTCAGAAGAACGGTTTCATCACTCTTTAGGTGCTATGGACAGTGCTGCAATTCTTGCTGAAAAATTTGGTAAAAATGTCGAAAAATGTAAAATCGCCGCTCTCCTACACGATTGTGCAAAATGTGTTCCAAATGATGATTTAAAAGAACTTTTGCTTAACAAATGCAGCAGCTACGAAGAATGTGAGCTTATCAACCCGAAAACTTGGCACGCTCCTGTCAGTGCATACTACGCCAAAGAAATCTTCGGAGTTGAAGATAATGAAATACTCTCCGCTATAAGATGGCACACGCTCGGCAAAACTGATATGTCAAACTTCGAGATGATTATTTTCTTAGCAGACAAAATAGAACACAACACTAGAGAGCCTGAGTACAGAGAACCTATCGAAAAAGCTATCTATAAGCATAACTGTCTTGAAAAAGGTATGTTGAAAAGTTTCAAACTCACAATAAAAAGTCTTATGAAACGCAAGTTGACTATTTGCATGCAAACAGTTGACGTGTATAACGAGCTAATCAAAAAACTATATTAAGTCTTTTGATTACTGCTTTTTGGTTTATTATTATGTGCGGGATTAGACGGCTCTGATTTTTCAATTTTTGATATAACTTCTTTTTTAGGGAGCTCTATTTTTTGCACTTTCTTGGGATTCAAATAAGTAGAAGCATACACTGATTGTGCTTCATAAGCTGCTGCTGCGTATTGAGGTGAAGCATATACATCTTTGTAATTAGTTATATTTGCGTAATCAGAAGGATTTGAACAGACAAAAGTATCGACATTTTTTGGTTTTATAGGAGCTGTTTTTGGAGCTTTTACTTTATTAACAACTTTTTGAACCTGCTTTATATTTGATGTTACCGGATTTGTGTTAATTCTCATAAAAAATCACCTGTCTTTGAATGTACAAAAACAGGTGAAGAAAAAAATTGCTTTTACTGAAATTACATCAATCCGAGTTCTTTGTGTTTTGAAACAATTTCATTGCATAATTCATCAAGTTTGGCATAAGTATCCTCTTTAGGTTGTCCTTTTGTCAATATATATTCGAATTTATGAGGCTTTGCCAAAGAGAACATATCCTCTAATTTGCCTGTTAAATTGCCCCCCCAACCAAAAGAACCTATAATTCCAAGATTTTTAAACTTGGGTCTTAAAGCTGAAAGTAAATAAGCGGTCGTAACCATTGCCGGATGAGGACCCGCCAAGACCATAGATGCCGCTAAAATAATCGTCGGAACATTAACCAACAACATCGCCAGTTCACCATGATCTTCGGAAACAGTATCAAACAAAATAGGCTTAATGCCTGCCGTTTCTAGCTTTTTGGCTAAATATTTTGCCATCATCTCCGTGCTTTCGTACATCGAAACATAAGGTATCAACACTGAATTTTCTAAATAACTCCCCGTCCATTCGTCATAAAGATTATAAATAAATTCAGGATTTTTATAAATCGGTCCATGGCTCGGTAAAATCATCTCAGGATTAATTTCTTTCACTGTCTTTAAGTGTTTTGCTGCAAACGTCCTAAACGGCATTATAATCTCCGCATAATATCTTTTGGCTGCGACTTTTAATTCATCTGAATCATCAGCAAACATTCCGCCTGTCGTATAATGTGCACCTAAAAAATCACAAGTACAAAGCAACTTATCTTCTTTTATATACGTAAACATTGTATCAGGCCAATGAACCCAAGGTGCGAAAATAAATTGAAGCGTTTTTCCACCCAAGTCGATTTCATCTTTATCTTGAATTACTGTAATTTTTTCATCCGGTAACAACAACATTTCTTTTATTATTTCTTTGCATTTTGCATTGGATATGATTTGAGCCATCGGATACTTTTCAATTAGCTTAGGCAAAGAACCTGAATGGTCCTGTTCCCCATGGTTAGCTATAATATAATCAACCTTCTCAATACCATTTTCTTCTAAATTTTTAATATACTCATCTGTCTTTTTGGGATACATTGTGTCAATAATTGCAATTTTGTCTTTCCCCTCAACTATATAAGAATTATAAGTTGTACCCTCCGGCAACGGAACAAGCTGGTCAAACAATCTTCTTTCTTTATCTTTTAAACCGGCAAAAAAAACTCCGTCTTTAATTTTTTCAAATTTCATATTTAACCTTTCAATTAAAATTTTAAAATACAATTTCAATTATGCAACATTTATACAAAAAAGTGCACCCCTAATGGTACACTTTTTATAAAAATTAATAATAATTATTATTTTTACACGTTAGGCAAATCACCATGTACAACGGCAACTTCATCAGTTTGCAAATTAAATTCTTTGCACAAGACTTTTATTGCATCATTTGCCATTTCTTTTTCTACCAAACAGCTGATTTTAAT
Coding sequences:
- the pheT gene encoding phenylalanine--tRNA ligase subunit beta, whose translation is MQISLEWLNEFIDLSDVSAEQVAHELTMSGLEVEEIETIGPKFSNIITAKIVDIKQHPNADKLHLVDVNTGSSVKTVVCGGQNIEIGQIIPYASVGSKVLDRKTGEQFELTPATIRGIESQGMLCSQDELGLNKMQEEDGILILNHIYDDLQLGQPLENIVNIKEDKVLYIAPTANRGDEMSVIGVARELSSLFNKKMSFSKLEATQDFSTNDFSVEIKDEDVCKYYSAGLLKDVKIKPSPAWMQRRLEVSGIRAINNVVDITNYVLLEYGQPLHAFDMDKLDGYLCVRRAEEGEKIITLDGIERSTTNDTVLIADKDKGVCVGGVFGGENSEIDDNSKNIVLESAYFTPASNRKSARSIGYRSEACARFERGVDIESVKPALLRAMQLMVELADAKVDGIVETGKNELEPIEITLRFNQIKRILGCEIEPKRCIEILDKLGFELIGKNELAAKFRVPSFRINDVTREIDLIEEIARINGYDKIAPTLPRKTQSPEIREETKLLKKINDLFLGYGFDESITSSLIGEPILKQYGLNYDKDKAVCVMNPQSEDHTMLRQTVIANLLQTTKSNFDNGQKTVWLYEMGKVFFKENETTKIDSGVVESRMLSGVISGDIHNSLWIKNAGVDFYTLKGVIESLLGLLGLENRVKINPADDCSYLHPGRCAKLVLLGKTPKTVGYFGQLYPILKDKMKLQQDLFLFEINLEELLSAVSLHTVRYKKLPQFPSVQRDIAFAIKEDVSHEKISNVIKKSANNKLIKGSDLFDIYQGEHIEEGFKSLAFRITLQDESATLTDEVIEKEVTSIKAGLAKNFSDVKFR
- the nadD gene encoding nicotinate (nicotinamide) nucleotide adenylyltransferase, producing MRLCVYQGTFNPIHNAHLEVAQFVYENFNFDKLLFIPAFIPPHKHNYKFDGELAQHRYNMLNLALEDYPAFDLSDIEYRRNEPSYTYYTIQEIYYSMPIKEKISFIIGTDAFRNIDSWHQAYELKNMVDFILFVRDDNFDETEFLELKENGFNYQLAKMPYHNISSSEVRKRVKEGRKIHKLVPHEVANYIKEYGLYKD
- a CDS encoding type II secretion system protein; the protein is MHLIKEKNRKSAFTLAEVLITLVIIGVIAALTIPALLNNTNKEEYRTGLKKAASMLQQAANLEYAETGRNSESFTNSQDWYDNFFSKRFNIVSSMPSSNSKAVHSGAGESGNLTFYTADGMAFSINGADGGCAVIIDINGDKLPNEFTLSKDKLLDGYIITLENYNDATDKGTYGAMDIYPFGPSACIIGGDNAYDCVNISGGEDEDR
- the yqeK gene encoding bis(5'-nucleosyl)-tetraphosphatase (symmetrical) YqeK, encoding MVYTKINTENILKWLNENLSEERFHHSLGAMDSAAILAEKFGKNVEKCKIAALLHDCAKCVPNDDLKELLLNKCSSYEECELINPKTWHAPVSAYYAKEIFGVEDNEILSAIRWHTLGKTDMSNFEMIIFLADKIEHNTREPEYREPIEKAIYKHNCLEKGMLKSFKLTIKSLMKRKLTICMQTVDVYNELIKKLY
- a CDS encoding flagellin translates to MAIVINTNTLALTAQNSLNKAQSSMTKALERLSTGYKINRAGDDAAGLSIATNLNTQIRGSQVAKDNIQQGVNVLSTTEGAIGSINDNITRIRELSLQAANGINSSDSTKAIIKEMTARLSEIDKTAQSTQFNGLKLLDGSITNLRLQVGANSDATENSITVTDVFSDCGTANLDIQLPADLQTYDSNEKAVTAAASYVDKLDKALTTLVAQRSAIGAYTNRLESNTENLNTTITNMQASKSTIMDADVATESSEFTKQSILQQASASLLAQANQVPAIALKLLG
- a CDS encoding FprA family A-type flavoprotein, whose translation is MKFEKIKDGVFFAGLKDKERRLFDQLVPLPEGTTYNSYIVEGKDKIAIIDTMYPKKTDEYIKNLEENGIEKVDYIIANHGEQDHSGSLPKLIEKYPMAQIISNAKCKEIIKEMLLLPDEKITVIQDKDEIDLGGKTLQFIFAPWVHWPDTMFTYIKEDKLLCTCDFLGAHYTTGGMFADDSDELKVAAKRYYAEIIMPFRTFAAKHLKTVKEINPEMILPSHGPIYKNPEFIYNLYDEWTGSYLENSVLIPYVSMYESTEMMAKYLAKKLETAGIKPILFDTVSEDHGELAMLLVNVPTIILAASMVLAGPHPAMVTTAYLLSALRPKFKNLGIIGSFGWGGNLTGKLEDMFSLAKPHKFEYILTKGQPKEDTYAKLDELCNEIVSKHKELGLM